One Catalinimonas alkaloidigena DNA window includes the following coding sequences:
- a CDS encoding DUF4249 domain-containing protein: protein MRPFFQWLCGSLLLLGGCIDEVPLRVRNVQPILVVEGLITNEPPPYTVQLTYTGNFVSSTLFPEALYVTGAQVRIFDDQGDTTTLKPVLEAQGVYRTTDPTFVGQIGRRYAVDLVLADGRHYVSQPELLRAVAPIDSLSAEFTEVVNFDEDHPYGYQLFAHAQDPAETEDYYRWTLQGYSRRESTGRPLGFAGVCCNSCWVPFYERGINVLSDAAFNGNRIDHYYVGYVPYYVPGLHFVEVSQYSLTREAFQFWQRYGEQLTRTGTTFDPLPAPLEGNVANADNPDDLALGYFGASALVRRRTILRGDTVRPGPYYYESFIEPGDCREVYLNGDLYTPEGW, encoded by the coding sequence ATGCGCCCGTTTTTCCAATGGCTTTGCGGTAGCTTGCTTCTCCTGGGTGGGTGCATCGACGAGGTGCCCCTTCGGGTGAGGAACGTGCAGCCCATCCTCGTGGTGGAGGGGCTTATCACCAACGAACCGCCCCCCTACACGGTGCAACTGACCTACACCGGCAACTTCGTTTCTTCGACCCTGTTTCCGGAAGCCCTCTACGTTACCGGAGCACAGGTCCGCATCTTTGACGATCAAGGCGATACGACTACCCTGAAACCGGTGCTGGAAGCGCAGGGCGTCTACCGCACGACCGACCCAACATTTGTCGGGCAGATTGGGCGCCGCTACGCGGTCGATCTTGTCCTGGCCGACGGTCGCCACTACGTCTCGCAGCCGGAACTGTTGCGGGCCGTCGCCCCCATTGATTCGCTGTCGGCTGAGTTTACCGAGGTCGTGAATTTTGACGAAGACCATCCGTACGGTTATCAGCTCTTCGCTCATGCGCAGGACCCCGCCGAGACGGAAGATTACTACCGCTGGACCCTACAGGGCTACAGCCGCCGCGAGTCGACCGGCCGCCCGCTGGGGTTTGCCGGCGTCTGCTGCAACAGCTGCTGGGTGCCTTTCTACGAACGCGGCATCAACGTCCTGTCCGACGCTGCCTTCAACGGTAACCGCATCGATCATTACTACGTGGGGTACGTGCCCTACTACGTGCCGGGGCTACACTTTGTGGAAGTCAGCCAGTATTCTCTGACGCGCGAGGCGTTTCAGTTCTGGCAACGGTACGGCGAGCAACTGACCCGCACGGGCACGACGTTCGATCCCCTGCCCGCTCCGCTGGAAGGCAACGTGGCCAACGCCGACAACCCGGACGACCTGGCGCTGGGTTATTTTGGTGCGTCGGCCCTTGTCCGTCGGCGTACCATCCTGCGGGGCGATACCGTGCGGCCGGGTCCGTATTATTACGAAAGTTTTATCGAGCCGGGCGACTGCCGGGAAGTTTACCTCAACGGGGACCTTTATACGCCGGAAGGATGGTGA
- a CDS encoding TonB-dependent receptor yields MFRHALLFRRFFCPVMCLALSTLAIGMAQANALLQGVVTDQITGEPLAGVNVFVRNLRVGTTTDSSGQYQLRLPVGQVAIQFSAVGYRTHYEAFYLLDDTLLQVRLIEKIQQIQEVVVRSEALEQRLQSIEMSRVRLDIAELKKLPAVFGEADLIRGLLLQPGVSTVGEGAGGFNVRGGRVDQNLVLLDGAPLFSTSHLLGLYTGINPDVVDNATLYKAGVPAQYGGRLSSLLLVNTRAGNGEKLRVSGGLSPLASRVVVEGPLWREKLTFLVGGRAAYPNWILQSFPGDVRNSRAFFYDLNGKLLFRPNAHHRLALSYYRSLDTFRFPGDTLYFGTNNAASLQWNYLLNDALLFNVQATHSDNTTGLRGLRQAYEFTQQATIQQQEITAHFLYTPAPTHQVEGGLSGTHYAVRPGTVRPTHETSNVIPLDLPQEQAYEAAAHLSEEWRLSSRVTARGGVRYVWFQQIGPGVLYHYQPDRPRSRETLTDTTLYAAGAPMQRYGGWEPRLSVSIVLTPDASVKASYNRTRQYLHLISNTTAISPVDFWKVSSRYLPPQTADQFAVGVFRNFSENAFETSVEVYYKAMHSLVEYTNGARLLLNPLLETDLMRARGQAYGVELSVAKHRGHLTGHLSYTYSRTWVAVQTPFALQRIHDGQYYPAHVDRPHNLALTTQYPLGQGWTWTTTFVFTSGRPTTFPDGQYLLNQTVVFNYSQRNLDRIPPYHRLDVALQKDTRRAPDQPRYSTWNLSVYNLYARKNPYSIYFTRYNYAQTRAYRLSVLGTLIPSVTWNFHF; encoded by the coding sequence ATGTTCCGCCACGCTCTCCTTTTCCGCCGTTTCTTTTGCCCGGTCATGTGCCTGGCACTGAGCACGCTGGCAATAGGAATGGCGCAGGCCAATGCGTTACTGCAAGGGGTTGTGACCGACCAGATAACGGGCGAGCCGCTGGCGGGCGTGAATGTGTTCGTACGGAACCTGCGGGTAGGCACCACGACGGATTCGAGTGGCCAGTACCAGCTCCGGCTTCCGGTGGGGCAGGTGGCGATTCAGTTTTCCGCGGTCGGGTACCGCACGCACTACGAAGCGTTTTACCTCCTCGACGATACGCTGCTCCAGGTTCGCCTGATCGAGAAAATCCAGCAGATACAGGAGGTGGTGGTGCGCTCCGAGGCGCTGGAGCAACGCCTCCAATCAATCGAGATGAGCCGCGTGCGCCTGGACATCGCCGAACTGAAGAAACTCCCCGCCGTGTTCGGGGAGGCGGACCTGATCCGGGGACTGCTGCTACAACCGGGCGTCAGCACGGTCGGCGAAGGCGCGGGTGGGTTCAACGTGCGGGGTGGTCGTGTCGATCAGAACCTGGTCCTTCTCGACGGCGCTCCGCTGTTCTCTACTTCGCACCTGCTGGGGTTGTACACGGGCATCAATCCTGACGTGGTCGACAACGCGACGCTCTACAAAGCGGGCGTCCCGGCGCAGTACGGCGGGCGGCTATCGTCGCTGCTGCTGGTAAACACGCGGGCGGGCAATGGCGAAAAGCTGCGGGTGTCGGGGGGCCTCAGTCCGCTGGCGAGTCGCGTGGTGGTGGAAGGACCGTTGTGGCGCGAAAAGCTTACGTTCCTGGTCGGGGGGCGTGCCGCCTATCCGAACTGGATTCTCCAGTCGTTTCCGGGCGACGTGAGAAACAGCCGGGCCTTTTTCTATGACCTGAACGGGAAACTCCTGTTCCGTCCGAATGCCCATCACCGCCTCGCGCTGTCGTACTACCGCAGCCTGGACACGTTTCGCTTTCCGGGCGACACGCTGTATTTTGGGACGAACAACGCCGCCTCGCTGCAATGGAATTACCTTTTGAACGATGCCCTGTTGTTCAACGTGCAGGCGACCCACAGCGACAACACCACGGGGCTGCGCGGACTGCGCCAAGCCTACGAGTTCACCCAGCAGGCAACCATTCAGCAACAGGAAATCACTGCGCATTTTCTCTACACGCCCGCACCAACGCATCAGGTGGAAGGGGGACTTTCCGGCACCCACTACGCCGTTCGACCCGGCACGGTGCGCCCGACCCATGAAACCTCGAATGTCATTCCGCTGGACCTGCCGCAGGAGCAAGCCTACGAAGCGGCTGCCCACCTCAGCGAAGAGTGGCGGTTGTCGTCGCGCGTAACGGCACGGGGCGGCGTTCGCTACGTCTGGTTTCAACAGATAGGTCCCGGCGTCCTCTACCATTACCAGCCGGACCGGCCCCGCAGCCGGGAAACCCTCACCGACACGACCTTGTATGCGGCCGGTGCACCCATGCAACGGTACGGCGGCTGGGAACCCCGCCTCTCGGTCAGTATCGTCCTGACACCCGACGCCTCGGTCAAAGCCAGCTACAACCGCACGCGCCAGTACCTGCACCTGATCTCGAACACCACGGCCATTTCGCCGGTCGATTTCTGGAAGGTGAGCAGCCGGTACCTGCCGCCCCAGACGGCCGACCAGTTCGCGGTCGGTGTCTTCCGTAATTTCTCCGAGAACGCTTTCGAGACTTCGGTCGAGGTCTATTACAAAGCGATGCACTCACTGGTCGAGTACACCAACGGAGCCCGGCTCTTGCTCAATCCGCTGCTCGAAACGGACCTGATGCGCGCCCGCGGCCAAGCCTACGGCGTGGAGCTGAGCGTGGCGAAACACCGGGGGCATCTGACCGGGCACCTCAGCTATACCTACAGCCGGACGTGGGTGGCGGTGCAGACCCCGTTTGCGCTGCAACGCATCCATGACGGGCAGTACTACCCGGCGCACGTCGACCGCCCTCACAACCTGGCCCTCACCACCCAGTATCCGCTCGGGCAGGGCTGGACCTGGACCACCACCTTCGTGTTTACCTCGGGGCGGCCGACCACGTTCCCCGACGGGCAGTACCTCCTGAACCAGACGGTGGTGTTCAACTATTCTCAACGCAACCTGGACCGCATTCCGCCCTATCACCGGCTGGACGTGGCCCTGCAAAAAGATACCCGCCGTGCGCCCGACCAGCCGCGGTACAGTACCTGGAACCTTTCCGTGTACAACCTGTACGCCCGCAAAAATCCTTACTCGATTTACTTTACGCGGTACAACTACGCGCAGACGCGCGCCTACCGTCTGTCGGTCCTGGGCACGCTGATCCCTTCGGTCACCTGGAATTTTCACTTCTGA
- a CDS encoding ABC transporter permease, whose protein sequence is MIRNYLLIAWRNLRRSPAFSLLNGMGLAVGMAAFLLIYQYVRYERSYDRFYPDAAQLYRINAETFTNQQRDRKTVRTPPALLQREYSEIEAFTRVAIFGDAIVNRPVTPTTATEVVPSTRVEEIYATDPGFWSVFAYPVLAGDPAEGLQAPMTVVISARVARALFGKENPLNQSIQLNSSNIDGSAQFTVKGVYADVPVNAHLRPDILMSYVTIHQFMSPEVDDNWDWDNLFTYVRLRPTANPATLETQLAAWTEEQIGARLRENQRAVHYTLQPVTTIHLQPGWGDEPNPTLSGQTLYVLMGIGLLILLMAGINYVNLSTARAVRRAREVGVRKTAGASRLQLVAQFLTESFLLNVISAGLALTLFQLLQPYFGQTLTEMPPAFALTHWPPFWFLLAMLIVVGSLGAGLYPAFVLSGFRPAVVLKGTLGSAATAQRQGLRQGLVVFQFAASVLLIIATLTAARQLRFMQQRDLGLDLSQQLVVQAPAYLSGQGQFKQALAPEPDIAGIALSGDVPGREIYWRTDQYHRPGQDAPGSVTFLMIDGDFVEVYQLELLAGRTFLPTDTLQRPYPAMLNASAVTLFGFASPEAAVGQTLETGDQHPIIVGVLNDYHHQSPAQPIPPTLYRPGGGDFGNFYTIHTQTRNMPRTLAKVESTFKQLYPDSPFEYFFLDAFYAQQYRADERTYTLFGSFAGLAMLIGCLGLFGLSAYTAQQRTKEIGIRKVLGASVSSLLGLLSKDYLRLVVVANLVAIPLGWYLARQWLDQYAFRTELSGWLFLAPLLALLLIAGLTVSVQTLRAALANPVEALRSE, encoded by the coding sequence ATGATCCGCAACTACCTTCTGATCGCCTGGCGGAACCTTCGTCGGAGCCCGGCCTTTTCTCTTCTCAATGGCATGGGACTGGCCGTGGGCATGGCGGCGTTTCTGTTGATTTATCAGTACGTGCGCTACGAGCGGAGCTACGACCGATTTTATCCTGATGCTGCGCAGCTCTACCGCATCAATGCCGAGACGTTTACGAATCAACAGCGCGATCGGAAGACGGTGCGTACGCCACCGGCTCTTCTGCAACGGGAATATTCTGAAATAGAAGCGTTTACGCGCGTAGCTATTTTCGGAGATGCCATCGTGAACCGCCCGGTTACCCCCACCACCGCGACGGAAGTCGTTCCTTCGACGCGTGTGGAAGAAATCTACGCAACCGATCCGGGTTTCTGGTCGGTGTTTGCCTATCCGGTGCTGGCGGGCGATCCGGCCGAAGGGCTGCAAGCACCGATGACGGTGGTGATCTCCGCACGCGTCGCCCGTGCACTGTTTGGTAAGGAAAATCCGCTCAATCAGTCAATTCAACTCAACAGTTCGAACATCGACGGCTCCGCGCAATTTACTGTCAAGGGTGTCTACGCCGATGTTCCCGTCAATGCGCACCTCCGCCCGGACATTCTGATGTCGTACGTCACGATTCATCAATTCATGAGCCCCGAAGTGGACGACAACTGGGACTGGGACAACCTGTTCACCTACGTGCGTCTTCGCCCCACGGCCAACCCCGCGACGCTGGAAACTCAATTGGCCGCCTGGACCGAGGAACAAATCGGTGCCCGCCTCCGCGAAAATCAGCGGGCGGTGCATTACACGTTGCAGCCCGTCACCACCATTCACCTGCAACCCGGCTGGGGCGACGAGCCGAATCCGACCCTCTCCGGGCAGACGCTCTACGTGCTGATGGGCATTGGCTTGCTGATTCTGCTCATGGCGGGCATCAACTACGTGAACCTCTCGACGGCACGGGCCGTGCGGCGGGCCCGGGAGGTCGGCGTGCGAAAAACGGCGGGGGCCTCTCGCCTTCAGCTCGTTGCCCAGTTCCTCACCGAGTCGTTTCTGCTCAATGTGATAAGCGCCGGGCTGGCCCTGACGCTCTTCCAACTCCTGCAACCGTATTTCGGGCAAACGCTTACGGAAATGCCGCCTGCCTTCGCCCTGACCCACTGGCCTCCGTTCTGGTTTCTATTGGCCATGCTCATTGTCGTAGGGAGTCTGGGGGCGGGGCTTTATCCGGCGTTTGTCTTGTCCGGCTTCCGTCCGGCGGTGGTACTCAAGGGAACCCTCGGCAGCGCGGCGACGGCTCAGCGGCAAGGACTGCGGCAGGGGCTTGTTGTCTTTCAATTCGCCGCGTCGGTCTTGTTGATCATCGCCACCCTTACGGCGGCTCGCCAGCTTCGCTTTATGCAACAGCGCGACCTGGGCCTTGACCTTTCCCAGCAACTGGTGGTGCAGGCACCCGCTTATTTGTCGGGGCAAGGTCAGTTCAAACAGGCCTTGGCGCCCGAACCCGACATCGCCGGGATTGCGCTCAGCGGCGACGTGCCGGGCCGGGAGATTTACTGGCGGACCGATCAGTACCACCGCCCCGGACAAGATGCGCCGGGCAGCGTGACGTTTCTGATGATCGACGGCGATTTTGTCGAGGTCTACCAACTGGAACTGCTGGCCGGGCGCACCTTTTTACCCACCGATACATTGCAACGCCCCTACCCGGCGATGCTCAACGCGTCCGCCGTAACGCTCTTTGGCTTCGCGTCCCCCGAGGCGGCCGTGGGCCAAACGCTGGAAACCGGCGATCAGCACCCCATCATCGTGGGTGTGTTGAACGATTATCATCATCAATCACCCGCGCAGCCGATTCCTCCGACCCTCTACCGACCGGGCGGGGGCGATTTCGGCAATTTTTACACCATCCATACGCAGACGCGCAACATGCCGCGCACGCTGGCCAAGGTCGAGTCGACGTTCAAGCAACTCTATCCGGATTCGCCGTTCGAGTACTTCTTCCTGGATGCGTTCTACGCGCAACAGTACCGGGCCGACGAGCGGACCTATACCTTATTCGGCAGCTTCGCGGGGCTGGCCATGCTGATCGGCTGCCTGGGTCTGTTCGGACTTTCGGCCTATACGGCGCAGCAACGCACCAAAGAGATCGGCATCCGCAAAGTGCTGGGCGCCTCGGTAAGTAGCCTGCTGGGGCTTTTGTCGAAAGACTACCTCCGCCTCGTCGTGGTCGCGAACCTCGTCGCGATTCCGCTCGGCTGGTATTTGGCGCGACAGTGGCTGGATCAGTACGCCTTCCGCACGGAACTGAGCGGCTGGCTGTTCCTGGCACCACTCCTAGCGCTGTTGTTGATCGCGGGCCTTACCGTCAGTGTCCAGACGCTTCGCGCTGCCCTGGCCAATCCCGTCGAGGCGCTGCGAAGTGAGTGA
- a CDS encoding ABC transporter permease, translating to MARNYLLIAWRNLKKNKVFSLINVLGLAVGIAACLLILQYVSFEWSFDRFYPNAERIYRVVNDRYQQGELVQHGTITYSPVGPALAEELDAVEAYTRLFPLGEGVVRRNEALQTVPEILMVDEHFLPFFSYSLLAGDPATALVEPNTCVLTETWAATLFGKAQTPDQLLNQLLVLENEEEPLRITGIMPDLPENAHLPFDLLISFSSNPAFSAEGTNAWRWSDFYQYVRLKPGTEPGSLQAPLEAFSERHFHGDEVSGSVEKFYLQPLLQAHLHSDFEYEIGVVGNGTMVWGLLVIALLILVIAWVNYVNLTTARSLERAREVGIRKVIGAQRQQLIGQFLAEALLTNLLAFCLAVTLVQALQSPFNQLLDRALSLGLLLGGGYGGLVTPFVLLATLVVGSVASGFYPAFVLSATAPVLVLKGRFTASARGSFLQKALVVGQFAASVLLIAGSCTVYQQMQYMQRQELGLRLDQVLVIPGPRFEAFDSTFIDRVNHFKDALRRQPSILAAASSQRAPGDRMARTFNARVAGADESVKFTLSNMGIDHDYQELYGVKQMAGRSFQASDYHPDFNQLHVAQLNRAAVRLLGFASPQAALGQKIVVFDKEWDVVGVVDDFHQQSLHHPIEPLVLFPMLSTGSPISIKVQAQGLPQTLASIEALHAEFFPGNPFDYTFLDESFARQYRNDRVFGQVFQLFTGLAIFVACLGLFGLVSVTLVQRTKEIGVRKVLGASLGQLVLLLSQDFVRLILLANLLALPLAYFLIRRWLQEYAFHVGINGWLFGLPLLFILLIAGLAISGQTLRAASANPVDSLRSE from the coding sequence ATGGCCCGTAACTACCTTCTGATCGCCTGGCGGAACCTGAAGAAGAACAAGGTCTTCTCGCTCATCAACGTGCTGGGCCTAGCCGTAGGCATTGCCGCCTGCCTGCTCATTCTGCAATACGTCAGCTTCGAATGGAGCTTCGACCGTTTTTACCCGAACGCCGAGCGGATCTACCGAGTGGTGAACGACCGGTACCAACAGGGCGAACTCGTGCAACACGGCACCATTACGTATTCGCCGGTGGGCCCGGCGCTGGCGGAAGAGCTGGACGCGGTAGAAGCGTACACACGCCTGTTTCCGCTGGGCGAAGGCGTGGTGCGCCGGAACGAAGCACTGCAGACCGTACCGGAGATACTGATGGTGGATGAGCATTTTCTACCGTTCTTTTCTTATTCCTTGCTGGCGGGCGATCCGGCCACGGCTCTCGTGGAGCCTAACACGTGCGTTCTGACCGAAACCTGGGCCGCCACCCTTTTCGGGAAAGCGCAGACGCCGGACCAACTCCTGAATCAGCTTCTGGTGCTGGAAAACGAAGAAGAACCCCTCCGCATCACGGGCATTATGCCCGACCTGCCGGAGAACGCACACCTGCCGTTTGACCTGCTGATCTCCTTTTCGTCGAATCCTGCCTTCTCGGCCGAAGGCACTAACGCCTGGCGCTGGTCAGACTTTTATCAGTACGTCCGGCTCAAACCCGGTACGGAACCCGGTTCGCTCCAAGCGCCACTGGAAGCCTTCAGCGAGCGCCATTTCCACGGAGACGAGGTATCGGGCAGCGTCGAAAAATTCTACCTGCAACCTCTTTTGCAGGCACACCTGCACTCCGACTTCGAATACGAAATCGGGGTGGTGGGCAACGGGACGATGGTCTGGGGCCTGCTGGTCATCGCTCTGCTTATTCTGGTCATTGCCTGGGTCAACTACGTGAACCTCACCACCGCCCGCTCGCTGGAACGCGCCCGGGAAGTGGGCATCCGGAAGGTGATCGGGGCACAGCGGCAACAACTGATCGGGCAGTTTCTGGCCGAAGCACTGCTGACCAATCTGCTTGCCTTCTGCCTGGCCGTCACCCTCGTGCAGGCGTTGCAATCACCTTTCAACCAACTGCTGGACCGCGCACTTTCGCTCGGTTTGCTGCTGGGTGGCGGTTACGGCGGCCTGGTCACCCCTTTCGTGCTGTTGGCTACGTTGGTCGTGGGCAGTGTGGCATCCGGATTTTATCCGGCCTTTGTGCTCTCTGCCACCGCTCCGGTGCTGGTGCTGAAGGGCCGGTTTACCGCATCGGCACGGGGCTCGTTTCTGCAAAAAGCCCTGGTAGTCGGGCAGTTTGCGGCCTCCGTCCTGTTGATTGCCGGTTCGTGCACGGTCTACCAGCAGATGCAGTACATGCAACGGCAGGAATTGGGACTGCGGCTGGATCAGGTGCTGGTCATTCCGGGACCGCGTTTCGAGGCATTTGATTCTACCTTCATTGATCGGGTCAACCACTTTAAGGATGCGCTGCGTCGCCAGCCGTCCATCTTGGCGGCGGCCAGTTCACAGCGGGCACCCGGCGACCGCATGGCGCGGACGTTCAACGCACGCGTGGCCGGGGCCGACGAGTCGGTAAAATTCACGCTCAGCAACATGGGGATAGATCACGATTACCAGGAATTGTATGGCGTCAAACAAATGGCGGGACGTTCGTTTCAGGCTTCCGACTACCATCCTGACTTCAATCAGCTCCACGTGGCCCAACTCAACCGGGCCGCAGTTCGGTTGCTCGGCTTTGCCTCACCGCAGGCAGCCCTCGGGCAAAAAATCGTCGTTTTCGACAAAGAGTGGGACGTGGTAGGCGTGGTGGACGACTTCCATCAGCAGTCGCTGCACCATCCGATTGAGCCCCTGGTGCTGTTTCCCATGCTCTCCACCGGCAGTCCCATTTCCATCAAAGTACAGGCGCAGGGGCTGCCGCAGACGCTGGCGTCGATCGAAGCGCTCCACGCGGAGTTTTTCCCGGGCAATCCGTTCGATTACACGTTCCTGGACGAAAGCTTCGCGCGCCAATACCGCAACGACCGGGTGTTCGGACAGGTGTTTCAGCTCTTTACGGGGCTTGCCATCTTCGTCGCCTGCCTGGGCTTGTTCGGGCTGGTGTCGGTGACGCTCGTGCAGCGCACCAAAGAGATCGGCGTCCGAAAGGTGCTGGGCGCTTCGCTGGGGCAACTGGTTTTGCTTCTCTCTCAAGACTTTGTGCGCCTGATCCTCCTGGCCAATCTGCTGGCCCTGCCGCTGGCCTATTTCCTGATCCGGCGCTGGTTGCAGGAGTACGCGTTCCACGTGGGGATAAACGGCTGGCTCTTCGGGCTGCCGTTGCTGTTCATTCTGTTGATCGCCGGACTGGCCATCAGCGGGCAAACGCTACGGGCCGCTTCGGCCAACCCGGTGGACAGCCTGCGCAGTGAATAA
- a CDS encoding ABC transporter permease, translated as MTRNYLLIAWRNLKKNKVFSLINIAGLAVGMAACLLILQYVSFELSYDAFHENADQVYRVTVSGYKNGQLDVQVPKVFSAAGPALKKDFPEVAEYARLWPINGTLALTHDAIVFNERRVFFADPSVLRLFTFRVQPGATGHLLEQPSTGLLSASAARRYFGEEDPVGKTLVAQEGTHTLPFTVQGVFDDLSENSHLQVDFLFSHATLPSIMGETGADHDWESALFYTYLLLQPGTDPDQLAAKFPAFVERYVHMPQLQIAFALQPLRDIYLYSDMVQEIRVNGNGNAVYLLLAIALFLMLIAWMNYVNLSTARALERAQEIGVRKVAGASRTQLVQQFVLESVLLNALSMVLALTLFQLLQPYFAQLTGKPLRGLPFPVELLVIAFFGLGTVGAALYPAWVLSSFRPMAVLKGKIYHRGRGYRLRQGLVVFQFTTSLLLIAGTFVVARQLHFMRHQPLGMDLNQLLVLTTPDVVDTAYATQAQRFKDELENHAAFSSVVYTTSIPAKPDNIIHGGLRKAGTPATEGVQFYNVGIDQSFVDAFALQLLAGRNFSPQLDPPHETALLNEEAARAIGFQHPEEAVGQTIASNSWSLITVVGVVKNFHQQSLKSSHKPMVLYYGPDPTDQIGYFAIKMRTDGRPHTVQENIDQLEAAWQNAFPGNPFDYFFLDDYFDAQYRADQRFGWVFGVFTVLAIGIACLGLWGLSLLATSQRAKEMSVRKILGAPFSTLLLLLTKDFAKLLLLANLVAWPLAYWGIRTWLANYPFRIDISLGLFLVPSLLVFFIALLTVSVQTVKTALVNPADSLRSE; from the coding sequence ATGACCCGCAACTACCTTCTTATCGCCTGGCGGAACCTGAAGAAAAATAAGGTGTTCTCGCTCATCAACATTGCCGGGTTGGCTGTAGGCATGGCCGCGTGTCTGTTGATTTTGCAATACGTCAGCTTCGAATTGAGCTACGATGCCTTTCACGAAAACGCGGATCAGGTGTATCGCGTCACCGTCAGTGGGTACAAAAACGGCCAGCTCGATGTGCAGGTACCCAAAGTTTTTTCGGCGGCGGGGCCAGCACTCAAAAAAGACTTTCCCGAAGTAGCGGAGTATGCGCGCCTCTGGCCCATTAACGGCACGCTGGCCCTGACCCACGATGCGATCGTCTTCAACGAACGCCGTGTTTTCTTTGCCGACCCGTCGGTGCTACGGCTTTTCACCTTTCGGGTACAGCCCGGTGCAACCGGTCATTTGCTGGAACAGCCCTCTACGGGTCTGCTTTCTGCTTCGGCGGCACGGCGCTATTTTGGCGAAGAAGATCCCGTGGGCAAAACGCTCGTCGCCCAGGAAGGGACTCACACGCTTCCGTTCACTGTTCAGGGCGTCTTTGACGATCTGTCCGAAAACTCTCACCTGCAAGTCGACTTCCTGTTTTCGCACGCTACACTGCCCTCCATCATGGGGGAAACCGGGGCCGACCACGACTGGGAATCAGCGTTGTTTTACACCTACCTCCTCCTCCAACCCGGCACCGACCCCGACCAACTGGCGGCCAAGTTCCCGGCCTTTGTGGAGCGGTACGTTCACATGCCGCAGTTGCAGATCGCATTCGCGTTACAGCCGCTGCGCGATATTTATCTCTATTCAGACATGGTGCAGGAAATCCGGGTGAACGGCAACGGGAACGCCGTGTACCTGCTGCTGGCCATTGCGCTGTTCCTGATGTTGATTGCCTGGATGAATTACGTGAACCTTTCGACCGCACGCGCCCTGGAAAGGGCTCAGGAAATCGGTGTCCGGAAAGTCGCGGGGGCCAGTCGCACGCAACTAGTGCAGCAGTTTGTGCTGGAATCCGTGCTGCTCAACGCGCTGAGCATGGTCCTGGCGCTGACCTTGTTTCAATTACTGCAACCTTATTTTGCACAACTGACCGGTAAACCGCTGCGGGGGTTGCCCTTTCCGGTTGAATTGCTGGTCATTGCTTTTTTCGGGCTGGGCACTGTCGGTGCGGCGCTCTACCCGGCCTGGGTGCTTTCTTCGTTCCGCCCTATGGCAGTACTCAAAGGTAAGATCTACCACCGCGGGCGCGGCTATCGGTTGCGGCAGGGACTCGTCGTCTTTCAGTTCACCACGTCCCTGTTGCTGATCGCCGGCACCTTCGTTGTCGCCCGCCAGTTGCATTTTATGCGCCATCAGCCGCTGGGCATGGACCTCAACCAACTCTTGGTGCTGACCACCCCCGATGTGGTAGACACTGCATACGCCACTCAGGCCCAGCGTTTTAAGGACGAGTTAGAAAACCATGCTGCCTTCTCGTCGGTGGTCTATACCACGAGCATTCCCGCCAAACCCGACAACATCATCCACGGGGGCCTGCGCAAAGCGGGGACGCCTGCCACCGAAGGGGTGCAGTTCTACAACGTCGGCATCGACCAGTCGTTCGTCGACGCGTTTGCACTGCAACTACTGGCCGGTCGGAATTTCTCTCCGCAGCTAGACCCGCCCCACGAAACGGCCCTCTTGAACGAAGAAGCCGCCCGGGCCATCGGATTTCAACATCCCGAAGAGGCCGTCGGCCAAACCATCGCCAGCAATTCCTGGTCGTTGATTACGGTGGTCGGGGTCGTCAAAAACTTTCACCAGCAATCCCTCAAGTCCTCCCACAAACCGATGGTGCTGTACTACGGTCCCGACCCCACGGATCAGATCGGGTACTTCGCGATCAAGATGCGGACCGACGGCCGCCCGCACACGGTGCAGGAAAACATCGATCAACTGGAAGCGGCCTGGCAAAACGCGTTTCCGGGAAATCCGTTCGACTATTTCTTTCTGGACGATTATTTCGATGCCCAGTACCGGGCCGATCAGCGTTTCGGGTGGGTCTTCGGGGTGTTTACGGTGCTGGCAATCGGCATTGCGTGCCTGGGCCTATGGGGGCTTTCGCTGCTCGCTACGTCTCAACGCGCCAAAGAGATGAGTGTACGCAAAATTCTGGGCGCGCCGTTTTCCACGCTCCTTCTGCTCCTGACCAAAGATTTCGCAAAGCTGCTTTTGCTGGCGAACCTCGTAGCCTGGCCCCTGGCCTACTGGGGCATCCGAACGTGGTTAGCAAATTACCCTTTTCGTATCGACATCAGCCTTGGGCTATTTCTCGTGCCGTCGTTGCTCGTCTTCTTCATTGCGCTGCTCACCGTTAGCGTCCAAACCGTGAAGACCGCCCTGGTCAACCCGGCAGATTCGTTGCGAAGTGAGTAA